From the genome of Desulfovibrio gilichinskyi, one region includes:
- the cobT gene encoding nicotinate-nucleotide--dimethylbenzimidazole phosphoribosyltransferase, whose protein sequence is MKSYSRADLEAVISSVAEVDAALEKHARAHLDNLTKPIGSLGRLEDLAVKMYMASGGHAPKSDPARIYAIAGDHGVNAENVSFFSQEVTRQMVENFLRGGAGINVLANTSGVQLVVVDAGCAGGPFPDHPNLIQRKINCGTENISKGPAMTEEDCLKAIFLGIDLADEAYSDGIKTLGTGEMGVSNTTPSTALYCAFYGLEPKFVTGPGGGIDAEGVVRKIGVVCNSLIANKDAVKTGDPLAILTALGGYEIAALAGLIIGGAKNRQMICIDGFISTAAYAAACKLCPAVSGYSVLSHASAEPGYAGVVKELGRRPLLHLDMRLGEGSGAALSMFMLRAAANIYNDMATFDDAGVDSGN, encoded by the coding sequence ATGAAAAGTTACTCCAGAGCCGATTTAGAAGCAGTTATTTCAAGTGTGGCAGAAGTTGATGCCGCGCTTGAAAAACATGCGCGCGCTCATCTGGATAATTTGACCAAGCCCATAGGCAGCCTCGGCCGTCTGGAAGACCTTGCGGTAAAAATGTATATGGCTTCCGGTGGTCATGCTCCCAAGTCTGATCCGGCCCGTATATATGCCATTGCCGGAGATCACGGTGTTAATGCTGAAAACGTCAGCTTTTTCTCGCAGGAAGTAACCCGCCAGATGGTTGAGAATTTTCTTCGCGGCGGGGCAGGTATCAACGTTCTTGCAAATACTTCCGGCGTACAGCTTGTGGTGGTTGATGCTGGATGCGCAGGCGGACCTTTTCCGGATCATCCTAATTTGATACAGCGTAAAATCAATTGCGGCACAGAAAATATTTCTAAAGGTCCGGCTATGACTGAGGAAGATTGCTTAAAGGCTATCTTTCTTGGTATTGATCTGGCAGACGAAGCATACAGTGACGGGATTAAAACTCTTGGAACCGGTGAAATGGGAGTTTCAAACACAACCCCTTCAACAGCTTTGTATTGCGCTTTTTACGGGCTTGAGCCTAAATTTGTTACAGGACCGGGCGGTGGAATTGATGCCGAGGGTGTAGTCAGAAAAATAGGGGTTGTGTGTAATTCTCTTATTGCAAATAAGGATGCCGTCAAAACCGGAGACCCTCTTGCTATTCTGACAGCTTTAGGCGGGTATGAAATTGCCGCTCTGGCCGGGCTTATCATCGGCGGCGCAAAGAACAGGCAGATGATTTGTATTGACGGCTTTATTTCAACCGCTGCTTACGCTGCCGCGTGCAAGCTCTGTCCAGCTGTCAGCGGATATTCTGTTTTGAGCCACGCTTCAGCAGAGCCAGGATATGCCGGGGTTGTGAAAGAACTCGGCAGAAGACCTTTATTGCACCTTGATATGCGTCTGGGTGAAGGGTCCGGAGCCGCTTTGAGTATGTTTATGCTTCGGGCAGCTGCGAATATTTATAATGATATGGCAACATTTGATGATGCCGGAGTTGATTCCGGTAACTGA
- the pyrR gene encoding bifunctional pyr operon transcriptional regulator/uracil phosphoribosyltransferase PyrR, with protein sequence MQKQKIVLSEIDMSRTLDRLASEVTERRGSSEKLAIIGIQRRGADLAQRLKDLLDNRLGREIPLGKLDINLYRDDWTNLSRQPSLNHTEIPFDIEGSSIILVDDVLFSGRTIRAALEAVLDFGRPRRVELLVLIDRGHRELPIRADYVGKEVRTGEDEHVNVLVKERDDEDKVVLILPE encoded by the coding sequence ATGCAAAAACAAAAAATTGTCCTTTCTGAAATAGATATGTCCCGCACTCTTGATAGACTCGCCTCCGAAGTTACTGAGCGTAGAGGTAGTAGTGAAAAGCTTGCGATTATAGGTATTCAGCGTCGCGGCGCAGATTTAGCCCAGAGACTTAAAGATCTGCTCGACAATCGACTTGGAAGAGAAATACCCTTGGGTAAGCTTGATATTAATCTTTATCGTGATGATTGGACAAATTTAAGCCGCCAGCCAAGTCTTAATCATACCGAAATACCTTTTGATATTGAAGGCTCGTCAATTATTCTTGTTGATGATGTCCTTTTCTCAGGAAGAACAATTCGCGCTGCTCTCGAAGCTGTTCTTGATTTCGGGAGGCCGCGCAGAGTTGAGCTGCTGGTACTCATTGACCGCGGACACCGTGAATTGCCTATCCGTGCTGATTATGTAGGTAAAGAAGTGCGGACAGGTGAAGATGAGCATGTAAATGTTCTGGTAAAAGAGCGTGATGATGAAGATAAAGTTGTGCTCATTCTGCCTGAATAA
- a CDS encoding heavy metal translocating P-type ATPase yields MNTLFEIKGMTCSACSSRLERVINNVEGVKHASVNLATESLAVDFDKKAVSTAEIIKMVENAGFEATEKIAGTEILLPISGMTCSACSSRLERVLNNTDGVIKAGVSLPGETATIKFNSAIISLRDIRQTIKDIGFEAGEIESAQDAHKNFEARREDNAAKLALMKKKLIYALAFTIPLLIITMGHMVGMGLPSVINPHDSPLGFALVQLFLTLPVIWFGKDFYIHGIPNILRGAPNMDSLIAVGTSAAFVYSFWNLVEIAIGVDPMVKAMDLYFESAATIITLILLGKFQEGRAKSRTSEAIEKLMDLTPAMAILLENNKQVSTPIEEIGPGDNILIRPGDRVGADGTVYEGRSELDESMLTGESMPVSKTVGDSVAGGTVNTGGGALKVRVKNVGENTVLSRIIKLVQEAQGSKAPISSLADTVSFYFVPSVMAIAVLSGLSWYVFSDEPFSFALRIFISVMVIACPCAMGLATPTAIMVGTGRGAQLGVLVKSGEALETAGKINTMIFDKTGTLTYGQPELVDTFLADGQNGEELLSLAASAEQQSEHPLAKAVLRAAEKQEVSLPETTSFTGVAGLGIATETGGHSMLLGNKEYLSRNFVTGLDAKNATEAASRFESAGQSPLYIAIDGKLAAIMAIADKIKKEAPATIKKLHDLGVKTVMLTGDNEKVARTIAKSAGIDEVVAQVMPDRKAEVVNREKAQGRKVAMVGDGINDAPALASADLGIAMGTGIDVAIESGDIVLMKGDLTGVLTALALSRATVKNIKQNLFWAFAFNVLGIPVAAGLLYIFGGPTLSPMFAAAAMSLSSVTVVTNALRLKFFTV; encoded by the coding sequence ATGAATACACTTTTTGAAATTAAAGGAATGACCTGTTCTGCATGTTCATCAAGGCTCGAAAGGGTCATCAATAACGTGGAAGGAGTTAAGCATGCCAGCGTCAATCTGGCTACTGAATCCTTAGCCGTAGATTTCGATAAAAAGGCTGTTTCGACCGCTGAAATCATTAAAATGGTTGAAAATGCTGGATTTGAAGCTACTGAAAAAATTGCAGGAACAGAAATTCTTCTGCCAATATCCGGCATGACCTGCTCGGCTTGTTCATCGAGGCTTGAACGTGTTTTAAATAATACGGACGGAGTAATCAAAGCCGGAGTCAGTCTTCCCGGTGAAACTGCAACTATAAAATTTAATTCCGCGATTATTTCGCTGAGAGATATAAGACAAACCATAAAGGATATCGGATTCGAAGCCGGAGAAATAGAATCCGCACAGGACGCACATAAAAATTTTGAAGCCAGACGTGAAGATAACGCGGCAAAACTGGCTCTAATGAAAAAAAAGCTGATCTATGCTCTGGCATTCACCATTCCCCTGCTCATCATAACCATGGGCCACATGGTCGGCATGGGGTTGCCATCTGTTATAAATCCGCACGATTCGCCGCTTGGATTTGCCCTCGTCCAACTTTTCTTGACCTTGCCTGTAATCTGGTTCGGTAAAGATTTTTACATCCACGGTATCCCGAATATTCTGCGCGGTGCTCCAAACATGGATTCACTGATTGCAGTTGGAACATCTGCGGCGTTTGTATATTCCTTCTGGAATCTTGTTGAAATCGCAATCGGTGTTGATCCCATGGTAAAGGCCATGGATCTTTATTTTGAATCCGCCGCAACAATTATTACACTTATTTTACTGGGAAAATTTCAAGAAGGGCGCGCCAAATCACGCACTTCAGAAGCTATTGAAAAATTAATGGACCTGACTCCGGCAATGGCCATTTTACTTGAAAACAATAAACAGGTTTCAACTCCGATCGAAGAAATAGGCCCAGGCGATAATATTCTCATCCGCCCCGGTGACAGAGTAGGCGCAGACGGAACTGTGTACGAAGGCCGTTCTGAACTGGATGAGTCCATGCTTACAGGTGAGAGCATGCCTGTATCAAAAACTGTCGGTGACTCCGTTGCAGGCGGCACTGTAAACACCGGCGGCGGAGCACTGAAAGTACGGGTCAAGAATGTCGGTGAAAACACTGTTCTTTCACGCATCATTAAACTCGTGCAGGAGGCTCAAGGGTCAAAAGCTCCGATCTCCAGCCTTGCGGATACCGTAAGTTTTTATTTTGTGCCTTCGGTAATGGCTATTGCCGTTCTTTCCGGTCTCAGCTGGTACGTTTTCAGCGACGAACCTTTTTCGTTTGCCTTGCGTATTTTTATCAGCGTGATGGTTATTGCCTGCCCGTGCGCCATGGGACTTGCAACGCCTACTGCAATTATGGTCGGAACAGGACGCGGCGCACAGCTCGGCGTACTTGTAAAATCGGGTGAAGCTCTTGAAACAGCCGGAAAAATAAACACCATGATCTTCGATAAAACAGGCACTCTGACCTACGGACAGCCTGAGTTAGTTGATACATTTCTAGCGGATGGACAAAATGGAGAAGAACTGCTGTCCCTCGCGGCATCTGCAGAACAGCAATCTGAACACCCCCTTGCAAAAGCAGTCCTGCGCGCGGCGGAAAAGCAAGAAGTATCTCTGCCTGAAACAACATCATTTACTGGAGTTGCAGGGCTCGGTATTGCCACAGAGACAGGCGGACACTCAATGCTGCTCGGCAATAAAGAATACCTGAGCCGTAATTTTGTAACAGGACTTGACGCTAAAAATGCTACAGAGGCAGCTTCTCGCTTCGAATCTGCCGGGCAAAGTCCGCTTTACATCGCCATAGACGGAAAACTTGCCGCAATTATGGCAATTGCTGACAAAATTAAAAAAGAAGCTCCTGCAACAATAAAAAAACTTCACGACTTAGGCGTAAAAACAGTTATGCTTACCGGAGATAACGAGAAAGTTGCCAGAACAATAGCAAAAAGCGCAGGTATAGATGAAGTGGTCGCGCAGGTAATGCCGGACCGCAAAGCTGAAGTTGTTAACAGAGAAAAAGCTCAAGGAAGAAAAGTCGCAATGGTTGGTGACGGCATCAACGATGCGCCCGCGCTGGCCTCAGCGGACCTTGGAATTGCCATGGGAACAGGAATTGATGTTGCCATTGAATCAGGCGACATTGTGCTGATGAAGGGAGACCTCACAGGGGTTCTGACAGCTTTAGCTCTCAGCCGTGCTACAGTCAAAAATATCAAGCAGAACCTTTTCTGGGCCTTTGCTTTCAACGTACTCGGAATTCCTGTTGCAGCAGGATTGCTCTACATTTTCGGTGGACCGACTCTTTCACCCATGTTCGCCGCCGCGGCAATGTCGCTAAGTTCAGTAACAGTAGTGACCAATGCATTGCGACTGAAGTTTTTTACGGTCTAA
- a CDS encoding WcbI family polysaccharide biosynthesis putative acetyltransferase: MKKRICILQANCQGEPIEDLLSLSPEFKVSYDIHRFTNYIREPIPGELLAKCDLFLYQHLAEGWGELSSATLSSKLNTECKTIAFPSMLFIHYWPLWSRKKGFDYPDTFLESLFERDLDESQILHLFMNAKLTNIYDFKSIIAESEKIERQKENFCSAKYVDYILANYKQRKLFNTINHPGKELLTNTANAILSELNINKLTTAQTESFPEPFPDFEQPIHPQIAEYLGLEFCGPDTRYHVYGTDLTFREYAIRYIKCRKLGMEDFIGFLQATAQKF; the protein is encoded by the coding sequence ATGAAAAAGAGAATTTGCATATTACAGGCGAACTGCCAAGGTGAACCAATTGAGGATCTTTTAAGTTTAAGTCCTGAATTTAAGGTAAGTTATGACATTCACCGTTTCACCAACTATATACGAGAGCCGATACCTGGTGAACTTCTCGCGAAGTGCGACCTTTTTCTGTACCAGCATCTTGCAGAAGGTTGGGGAGAACTGTCCTCGGCAACACTTAGTTCCAAGCTGAACACTGAGTGCAAAACCATCGCTTTTCCGAGTATGCTTTTCATCCATTACTGGCCGCTATGGTCTCGAAAAAAAGGATTCGACTACCCTGACACTTTTCTGGAATCTCTATTTGAAAGAGATCTTGACGAGTCCCAGATTCTGCACCTTTTTATGAATGCCAAGCTGACAAATATCTACGATTTTAAATCGATAATTGCTGAATCTGAAAAAATAGAAAGACAGAAAGAAAATTTCTGCTCTGCAAAATACGTCGATTACATTCTTGCAAACTACAAACAGCGTAAGCTTTTCAACACGATCAATCATCCCGGAAAAGAACTGCTGACAAATACAGCGAACGCAATCTTATCCGAGTTGAATATAAACAAACTTACAACCGCGCAGACAGAATCGTTTCCAGAACCGTTCCCGGATTTTGAACAGCCTATCCATCCGCAAATTGCCGAATATCTTGGTTTAGAATTCTGCGGTCCGGACACGCGTTACCATGTATACGGAACAGACCTGACTTTCAGAGAATATGCCATACGTTATATAAAATGCCGCAAACTGGGCATGGAAGATTTCATAGGCTTTCTACAGGCTACAGCACAGAAATTCTGA
- the thrB gene encoding homoserine kinase gives MSDRELVFSDECAVSLIGMAGAGKSTIAPLLAARLDWEFIDTDLVVESFYGRPLQEVVDYLGLSDFRNAEEEIISTLGVVRTVVSTGGSVVYGERAMERLKSLGPVVYLRMGCETCLERVGNGDGRGLAIRPDQSVESLYNERVPLYERYADFAVDTDKFSSAECTEKISQWLKSIQE, from the coding sequence ATGAGTGATAGGGAATTAGTCTTTTCAGATGAGTGCGCCGTCAGCCTTATAGGAATGGCAGGAGCAGGAAAATCAACTATTGCCCCGCTTCTTGCCGCCCGATTAGATTGGGAATTTATTGATACTGATCTGGTCGTGGAATCTTTTTATGGAAGGCCGCTTCAGGAAGTCGTGGATTACCTCGGTCTTTCGGACTTTCGTAATGCCGAAGAAGAAATCATTTCCACCCTCGGCGTTGTAAGAACAGTCGTTTCCACCGGGGGAAGCGTTGTGTATGGCGAGCGGGCAATGGAAAGGCTGAAAAGCCTCGGACCTGTTGTCTATCTGCGCATGGGATGTGAAACCTGCCTTGAGCGGGTCGGTAACGGTGACGGCAGGGGACTGGCTATAAGGCCCGATCAAAGCGTTGAAAGTCTCTATAATGAACGAGTTCCGCTTTACGAACGCTACGCTGATTTTGCAGTTGATACAGATAAATTTTCATCTGCTGAATGTACTGAGAAAATTTCTCAGTGGTTGAAATCAATACAAGAATAA